The region CATATTTTCCAAGGGTTAATGTCGAGATGGCAGTGAATGATTTGGATGGGTAACCATGGCTACTTTTCACTCAGTCCTAACTAGAACATCCTAATGCAACTGTTGGGCCAAACTCCCTTCTGTGGAATTTTTGTTAATAAAATTGACAAACTCTTCCACCATTTCTGGGTTACGCCAACCCCGTTGGGCTTCTCCTTGTAAAATCTCCAAGGCCTGGACTGTATTTACCGCTTGCTTATAGCGACGATTATTAGTCAAAGCAGTGAAAATATCAATGATTTGAAAAACCTGTGCCAGCAGCGGAATTTCCTTCCCCCGGAGGCCGTCAGGGTAACCACTGCCATCCCATCGTTCATGGTGATAACGCATAATTTCCCCCACAGCTCTGCGTCCAGCCAGGGGTTCAAAAATGGTGGCTGCCACATGGACATGGTCCCTTACACAGTCCAATTCTGTGGAGTTGAGGGGCCCTTGTTTGAGCATAATTTCATCGGGTACTTGGATCATGCCCAAATCGTGTAGACGGGCCGCAAAAACGAGGTCATCAATTTGTCCCTGTTCTAGACCGAGAAATTGGCCAAAACCCGCCACTAGTTGACTACACGTAATGCTAGCTTCGCCGACAGCGTAACGTTCCTCGATCACCGCCGCTAAACGAAACAAAACCTGTTCAATCTGGGCCACAGATTCCGTTAATTTCTTTTTCTGGATCAATAAATCCACTTGATTGAGCAGTTCCACCCGCTCCAAGGGTTTGAGTAAATAGGCATCGGCTCCACTAGCCCGACTACGGAGACGACATTGGGGGTCATCCATGGCATTGGTGAGGATGACAGGAATATGTTGCCCGGCGGAGCTATGTTTGATTGCTTGGCACAGTTCAATGCCATTTTGGTGGGTTAAATTGACATCCATCAACACTAAGTCTGGAGCAACTTTTTCCACCTGTTCCACCACTTGGCCACAACTAAATCCCTGGGTGGTTTCCCCTTCAATGATTTGGTAGTTGTTCAAACGTAAAAGGTCGGCGCTGGCGATGCGACTGTAGGGGTGGTCATCGAGCAAAAAAATACGGAGGGGAGAAATTTGGTTCACGGATAGCCAGGGTTAAACTGCGGTCTTGTTCATCATCCTCTGCTCAAGGGGTTTGGGGTCTCCTTGGGCCACAATTTTGCCTTCTTCCAGCAGAAAAGCTCCATCACAATAGTCTAGCTCTTCCAAGCGATGGGTTACCCATAGGGCGGTGATGCCCCTTTCTTTGACTAGTTTTTGTACTTGCAATACTAATTCCCGTTGACTGTCTCGGTCTAGCAGGGCAGTGGGTTCATCCAACAACAGAACAGCACAGTGTCTGGCGATCGCCCCGGCAATGGCAATGCGTTGTTTTTGACCACCACTGAGGGCGTAGATGGGTCGGCGGGCCATATCGGCTAAGTTAACTGCCTGAAGAGCTTCTCCGACTCGACATTTCACCTCCTGGGGAGATAGTTTTTCTTTGACTAAACCAAAGGCAATGTCGGCTCCTACGGTGGGCATGACCAATTGATGGTCAGGATTTTGGAAAACAAAGCCCATGGGCTCCGCTAATTTCACTACACCGCCATGGGGAGTGAGGAGTCCCGCCAATAACCTTAACAGGGTAGATTTTCCACTACCATTGGTGCCCAACAGCATCCAAAATTGGCCCTGAGGCACCGCCAGGCTACAGTTGTGCAAACCAGGACGGGTGGGGGACCACTGAAAACTCAGATCCTGGGCGACGATGGCGGGGGCAGGGGGAAACATGGAAATTGGGAAGGGATAGGCCACTCCAATTTTAAGTTACTGAGCCAAAGCAGGTCGATGGGCACTGGACCTTGCCTCTGTTCAAAATTAGGTCTGGAAAATAGCTCAGCTTAGGTCGGTTTAGGTACACTGCAAAGAGATTTCATTTCTCAAAATTATTGCCATGGCAACTATCCAAGCTTTGTGGCGCTTTTCCCGACCCCACACCATCATTGGTACTACCTTGAGTGTTTGGACGGTGTACCTATTGGCCATGCTGGGGCACGGTACTCCAGATATTTTTCTAGCTTCCCTTAGTTTGGTTTTGGGCGCTTGGCTGGCTTGCCTGTTGGGCAATGTTTACATTGTCGGCCTAAATCAGTTGTGGGACGTTGAAATTGACCGCATCAATAAGCCGAATTTGCCCCTCGCTAACGGAGATTTTTCCATCGCCCAGGGCCTTTGGATTGTGGGACTTTGTGGCGTTGCTTCCTTGGCGATCGCCTGGGGATTAGGGCTATGGCTGGGGTTAACGGTGGGGATTAGTTTAATCATTGGCACGGCCTATTCTGTCCCCCCGGTGAGATTAAAGCGCTTTTCTCTGCTGGCGGCCCTGTGTATTCTCACAGTGCGGGGAATTGTCGTTAACTTAGGCTTATTTTTATTTTTTAGAACTGGTTTGGGTTCTCCCCCTACCCTGATTACTCCCATCTGGGTTTTGACTCTATTTATTTTAGTTTTCACCGTGGCGATCGCCGTCTTTAAAGATGTACCGGATATGGAAGGCGATAGACAATTCAAAATTCAAACCTTAACCCTACAAATTGGCAAACAAAATGTATTTATTGGAACGCTAATTTTGTTAACCATTTGCTACGTCGCCATGGTTATTTGGGGCTTATGGACTGTATTTCCTCTGAATATACCAGTTTTTATTGGCTCCCATTTGTTTTTATTATTCTTGCTTTGGGAGCGGAGTCGGGGGGTGAATTTGGAAGACAAGGGGGAAATTGCTACTTTTTATCAATTTATCTGGAAATTATTTTTCTTGGAATATTTACTTTATCCCCTAGCCATTTGGTTGCCCGCTTTTAAGTTGAGTATATTTTGATAATTTTTCTGCTTTTTAAATCCCCAGTATTCTGTAAAAAATAATTAGTATTCTGTCGAAAATAAATGGAATTTCCTCCCCACAGTGGTTACCACTGGCAAGGCCAGTCTCCCTTTTTTGAAGGTTGGTATGTGCGTCTGCTTTTGCCCCACTCCGGAGAAAGTTTCGCCTTTATGTACTCCATCGAAAATCCCGCTGGCGCTCGCCATTACAGCGGCGGTGCTGTACAAATTTTGGGGCCGGCTACAGAGACAAAGGCAAATCAGGATGACCAACTAATTTGGCGGATCTTTCCTTCAGTGAAAAAATTTTGGGCCAGTCCCCACCATTTTGCCCTGGGCCATTGGGGAAAACATACAGGCAATAACCCGGCCAGACCTCTACCATCGGACGAATTTTTTGCCCTGGTTAAGGAAGGCTATCAAATCTACCAAAATCAGCACCAAGGACAAATCACCAATGGCGATCGCCATTGCCGTTGGCAGTTCACCGTGGAGCCGGAAATTACCTGGGGTAATCCCCAACGTTTTCCCCGGGCCACAGCGGGTTGGCTTTCCTTTTTCCCCATGTTTGATCCTGGTTGGCAAATTCTTTTCGCCCAAGGTAGGGGGCACGGCTGGCTGGAATGGCAGGGGGAACAGTATGAATTTGACCACGCCCTAGTCTATGCCGAAAAAAACTGGGGCCATTCCTTTCCTTCTCGCTGGTTTTGGCTCCAAGCCAATCATTTTCCCCAACATCCAGGGTTGAGCGTCACTGCGGCCGGCGGGGAACGCATTGTCCTTGGTCGCCCCGAAGAAGTGGCTTTAATTGGCGTACATCACCAAGGTAATTTTTACGAATTTGGCCCGGGCCATGGCACCATCACTTGGCAAGTAGCTCCCTGGGGCAGTT is a window of Synechocystis sp. PCC 7338 DNA encoding:
- a CDS encoding two-component system response regulator — its product is MNQISPLRIFLLDDHPYSRIASADLLRLNNYQIIEGETTQGFSCGQVVEQVEKVAPDLVLMDVNLTHQNGIELCQAIKHSSAGQHIPVILTNAMDDPQCRLRSRASGADAYLLKPLERVELLNQVDLLIQKKKLTESVAQIEQVLFRLAAVIEERYAVGEASITCSQLVAGFGQFLGLEQGQIDDLVFAARLHDLGMIQVPDEIMLKQGPLNSTELDCVRDHVHVAATIFEPLAGRRAVGEIMRYHHERWDGSGYPDGLRGKEIPLLAQVFQIIDIFTALTNNRRYKQAVNTVQALEILQGEAQRGWRNPEMVEEFVNFINKNSTEGSLAQQLH
- a CDS encoding energy-coupling factor ABC transporter ATP-binding protein codes for the protein MFPPAPAIVAQDLSFQWSPTRPGLHNCSLAVPQGQFWMLLGTNGSGKSTLLRLLAGLLTPHGGVVKLAEPMGFVFQNPDHQLVMPTVGADIAFGLVKEKLSPQEVKCRVGEALQAVNLADMARRPIYALSGGQKQRIAIAGAIARHCAVLLLDEPTALLDRDSQRELVLQVQKLVKERGITALWVTHRLEELDYCDGAFLLEEGKIVAQGDPKPLEQRMMNKTAV
- a CDS encoding homogentisate phytyltransferase; amino-acid sequence: MATIQALWRFSRPHTIIGTTLSVWTVYLLAMLGHGTPDIFLASLSLVLGAWLACLLGNVYIVGLNQLWDVEIDRINKPNLPLANGDFSIAQGLWIVGLCGVASLAIAWGLGLWLGLTVGISLIIGTAYSVPPVRLKRFSLLAALCILTVRGIVVNLGLFLFFRTGLGSPPTLITPIWVLTLFILVFTVAIAVFKDVPDMEGDRQFKIQTLTLQIGKQNVFIGTLILLTICYVAMVIWGLWTVFPLNIPVFIGSHLFLLFLLWERSRGVNLEDKGEIATFYQFIWKLFFLEYLLYPLAIWLPAFKLSIF
- a CDS encoding tocopherol cyclase family protein, translated to MEFPPHSGYHWQGQSPFFEGWYVRLLLPHSGESFAFMYSIENPAGARHYSGGAVQILGPATETKANQDDQLIWRIFPSVKKFWASPHHFALGHWGKHTGNNPARPLPSDEFFALVKEGYQIYQNQHQGQITNGDRHCRWQFTVEPEITWGNPQRFPRATAGWLSFFPMFDPGWQILFAQGRGHGWLEWQGEQYEFDHALVYAEKNWGHSFPSRWFWLQANHFPQHPGLSVTAAGGERIVLGRPEEVALIGVHHQGNFYEFGPGHGTITWQVAPWGSWQLKASNDRYWVTLSATTEGKGSLVHTPTAQGLQLNCRDTTRGHLHLQLGAICKDLIVETITDTAGLEVGGIPLPSV